The DNA region ACCATGCTAAAAAATTCTTTTTATATGCTGCTCTTAAACCATTAACATTCCATAATAATAATCTCATTTCTTAACCTCTGTTATCCTGATTAATAAGCAATTATAAGTGGCTTCCTTCCACTATTTCTACACCCTTGCTTGCTCCAATACGAGTAGCACCTGCTTCTACCATCTGTAAGGCAGCTTTATAATCTCTAATACCTCCTGCGGCTTTGATACCCATATGGTTCCCCACAACATTTCTCATCAGTTTTATATCTTCCACAGTAGCGCCACCCTGCTCAAAACCAGTGGATGTTTTTACAAAACTGGCACCTGCTTCAGCAGCAATCTGGCAAGCAACTTCTTTTTCCTGATCAGTTAATAAACAATTTTCTAAAATAACTTTGCATATCAATCCTGACACAGCCTTCACCACTAATTTAATGTCTTCCTGTACCTTTTGGTAATCTTTATCCTTCAAAGTAGAAACATTGATAACCATATCTATTTCCTCAGCTCCCTCTTTGGCCGCTTCTTCTGCTTCATAAGCTTTAACCCGAGATAGGGTTGCTCCCAGAGGGAAACCTACCACAGTACATATTTTAACTTCTGAGGTACTTAAAAAAGCTCTGGCTAAAGGTATAAAACTGGCATTTATACAGACGGAATAAAAATGGTACTGGAGGGCTTCTTTACATAGTTTTTCAATTTGCATACCAGTAACATCAGGACGTAAAGCGGTGTGATCAATCAATCTGGCAATATTATTTTTAGCTAATATTTTTGCACTCTCCATAGAAATTATTTCTGGCATGATATTTTCTCCTGTTTATTGAAACATTATAGTTTTAACTTAGTAGCTAATCATTTTAGCCTAATCTCAGCAGCTCGTGGTTTATATGATTTTCGGTCAATATGTAACCTTATATTGTAGCCATTATATACAAAATTCTTCTTACTAATTTCTTTACTATTTTTAGTTACAATCTTATCTATTTTACATTTTCCCTTACAGTTACATTTGATTCGTTTTCCATCTCTGGAAAATACTGATATGTGAAGAGATTGAGGAGGAATATAGTTAATTTTCCTGGAAATCATGGGAATACTCTGAGCTACTAAACGATGCATAATTTTATGAAATAAATCAGAACCAATTCTTTTTCTAAAAGCTGAAAAGGTAGAATGAGCCGGTGTCTTTAAAAAATGGTGAAAACCACAAATTACACAATACTTAGTATTGTAGCGTAAGGCTTCGGCTAACTGACGATTTGACTTTACCTCTCCAAGATAGACAAGTAATTGGGCTTTAAATAGAGAAATAGGACTATAAATAAGCTCTTTATCATTGGAGTAACGGTCTTTAATTAAAGGATTAATAAAAGACCAATCTATTGACTCAAGGATCATCTTCAACGGATCATTCTTTTTTATCTTTCTGTAGGCTTCATAAGTAGAAAATGAAAATTGTTGTTGTTCGTTTTTTTCCATCAAGTCTGATTTCCACAAAATTTTACCTATATAATAATATTACTCTCAGGAATAATATCAAGTATCAAGAACAAAAACACTTTGTAGAGAATTAAAACCTTTTGTACTTTCTTCTTAAAAAAGTAGGTATATCCAGATCTTCTTTATCCGGCAACTTTTTGGTAAGGTCTGGGTCATCTTCCGTTAATGGCTTATTGTTATCAAAACTTAAGTCTTTTTCTTTGGAAACTGGGCTTTCGGTTAAATTTTCAGAAGAGTAAGGGAAAATTCTTTCCTTCTTTTTTTCTTCTTGCTCTAGTTTCTCTCGAACTGAAATTGTTTCTGTCCTTTCTTGATATAACGGCATAGGCATAGCTTTTTCGCACTTGGTAGCTATTACTGTAACCCTTACTTCATCCTGCATATTTTCTGAAATTATAGCACCAAAAACAATATTAGCTTCTCTACCAGCTGCTTTGGAAACTAAATCTACGATCTCATTGATCTCATAAAGACTCATATCTAATCCACCGGTTACATTTACCAGTAATGAATTGGACCCTTTAATAGATACTTCCAGTAAGGGGCTGGAAATGGCTGCTTCCGCAGCTGTTGAAGCTTTATTATTTCCACGCCCTATTCCAATACCCACTAAGGCAAATCCAGCATCTTTAATTACAGCTTTTACATCTGCTAAGTCAAGATTGATTAATCCGGGAGTAGTAATCAGGTCTGCAATAGCCTGTACTGATTGTCTTAATACACGATCGGTAATTTCGAAAGCCTCTTTAACTGAGGTATCCTTGCTAATCATAGTAAGTAAACGATCATTGGAAATAGTAATAATTGCATCAACCTGTTTTTTGAGTTCTTCTATCCCCTGTTCCGCCTGTACAATTCTTTTTTTGCCTTCAAAGCTAAAGGGACGTGTTACGACTCCAATAGTAAGAGCTCCCTCTCTTTTAGCTATTTCAGCAATAACAGGTGCTGCACCGCTACCCGTTCCTCCACCCATACCAGCAGTAATAAATACAATATCAGCATCTTCCAGAACTTTAGCAATAGCATTTCTATCTTCTTCAGCAGCCTTCTTACCAATTTCAGGATCACCACCAGCACCTAAACCTTTAGTAGTTAATTTTCCAATTTGCACTTTCTGATTTGCTTGAGATAAGGAAAGTGCCTGTAAATCTGTATTAACTGCTATTAGTTCTAACCCATTAATACGATGGTTAGCCATCTCTTCAATAGCATTATTTCCACTTCCCCCAACGCCAATTACCTTAATATTAACAAAATTATCTACCTTTTGTTCTTCCACAGGAACCCTTTCTCTAACATTGCGATAAACCAAATCACCGTCTCCATTGACGGAATTCGGTATGACTGGCTTTTTATCTAGATCATGAGAAGTATCCCTGATTAATTCTTGTTTATAATCCAGGATTTTAGTAAAGCCGCGTGCTAATTTTTTCTTTTTCAAAGGAAATCACCTCTTGAGCAAGTTCCGAATAATCTTCTGCTCCATGAGATTTTGGATCATAGTATATAATAGGAATTCCCTGACTGGAAGACTCCACCAGAGAAATATTTTTTCTGATAATTGTTTTAAAAACTCTTTCTTTAAAAAAATCTCTTGTTTCCTCAATAACTTCTTTGGCAATATTACTTCTCGTGTCAGCAATGGTGATCAGGACATATATCTCTAAAAAATGATGTAAATTTTGATGAACAATCTTAATTGTTTCCATAAATTCTTCGATACCACGGAGAGCAAAATAATGAGGCTGTATAGGAATAACCACTTCATTTGAAGCTTTTAATGCATTAATAGTTAATATGCCCAGCGAGGGTGGGCAATCAACAATGATATAATCAAATTTTATTTTACAATTTTGAATGCCAATATTTAAAAAATCCTCTCTGCCAATCTGATCAATCAATTTGTACTCAGCACTGGCAAAGTCAATGTTACTGGGTGCTAAGTATAGATTTCCATCAGAGAATTTTTTCATTTGAATTACAATATCTTCCATTTCAAGCTTATTGGGAGAACGATTTGGCTCTAGAACATTGAGCATCGTTTTTTCTAACTCGTTGGGTTCAATTCCCAAACCAATGGTGGTATGTGCCTGGGGATCCATATCAATAAGCAGTACTTTTTTCCCAAACTCAGTTAAGCAAGTCCCTAAATTAATAGAAGTGGTGGTTTTGGCAACTCCGCCTTTTTGATTAGCAACTGAAATAATTCGCAACTGGCTTACCTCCTGTATAGGACAGACCAGGTATTCCAGAAAATAATTTCCTGGAAAACCTTTAATTATCCTTCCTTAAAAGAATATTTATTATTATTCTAAAAATTCATTTATGAAATATGAAATCAATGTTTTCTCAAATACCTTATATTATCAAATCATATTAATTCAATTTTTTAAAGTGCATAGCATACAAGTATGTGAATTAAAGTGCTTACAAGAGAGATTGGGATTCGCTTTTTATTAGCCACTTTTACTCTATTCTTTTTTCACTTTGCCTATTTTAGCTTATCCTTGCTGGTAACTCTATCTCTTGTTTTATACATCAGGTAAAAAATAATTAACTTAAGTACATTTTATCTGTATGGTTAAATTTATATTATCATTTAACCATTACTACCTTCTGATAAGACAATTTTTAGTGTTTGAATAAAAGATATTGTGAAAAATATTTCTTTTTGAAAGATAATATTTATAGTATTTGTTCAGGAGTTTATAAGGTAATCATTACAATTATTTATGATTATATCACAATCATATATTGTCATGCTATAAACAATAAGTAAATTTCAAAAATATTTAAGTTTATTTACCAGACAAAATATGGCTAACATATTAATACAATTTTTTTATATTTTACCCTCTTTTCATCAACTTGACAAATATATTCTTAAGTAAAAATTTATACAGCATGTGTTAATCTTAGTTTTAAAAAATGAAGTTAGCGTCAATTCCTAATATTTTTTTGATATTTCTCCTCATAATCTAATTCATCAATACTTACGATACAGCTAACTACTTTGAAGAAATTGATTTGGTATATTTTCAAACATTACTTACGATAATTATATTTGACTTTTTATCCCTTTAAATATATACTTGCTATTAATAGTTAGTACTAAAAATAAGAAAGATATCTAAAACTTCTAAAAACCCGGGAGGATAGTAAAGATGATTCTAAAAACCCTTAATGAGATGCTGGTTAATAGCAAGAACAAGTTCAAAGATAGACCTGCCTTTAAAGTAAAAAGAGACAATTCTTTTCAAGCAATTAATTTTGGAGAATTTTATAAACGGGTACAACAGTTTGGTACCGGTTTGTTGGAATTGGGTTTTAAAAAAGGTGACCATATCGGTTTAATCTCAGAAAATCGTCTGGAATGGATTATCAGTGATCTGGCTATTATTGGCATTGGGGCAGTAGACGTCCCGGCCAGCGGCAATAGTTATGCCCGGGATATTGCCTTTAAGTTAAAACACTCTGATTCTATAGCTACTATCTTAGAAGGAGAAAAGGCATTAACAGAATTCCTTAAAGTCTTTTCAGAACTTCCCGCTATTAAAAAAATTATTCTTTTTGAACCAGTTAAAGTATTTTCAGAACCTGATGAAATCCCGGAATGGGCTAAGTCAATCCCTTTCCAGGCTAATGGAAAAATTAACAAATCATTCCACCAAAAAATATCTTCTATTCTTACCGAGAATAACCTTAGCTTGTTAATCTCAGAAAAAACAAAATTATTTTTAGAAAAATACCTATCAGAACACAGTAAAGAATTATTTACCAGTTTAAAATTATCCGGAGTAAAGGAATTAGAAGAAACTTTATGGAAGAAGATTCATATAGTTAAGAAAGATAATATTGAGAACTTACCTCCTATTATTTCCTTCTCTCAAGTAGAAGATATAGGGGAAAAATTAGTGAACGAAGGTGACCAGCGTTTTGCTAATATGGCTCAAAAAGCTCTTCCTGATGACTTGATAACTATAATTTATACCTCAGGTACTACCTCAGATCCTAAGGGTGTTATGTTAACTCATCGTAATATCATTCATAATGTTAATAATTTGCCTCCCGCAATAGGAGATTTGCATGAAAGAGACCGTTTTCTTTCTGTCCTACCATCATGGCATATCTATGAAAGAACGGTTGAATACTGTGCTATAAGTTTTGGAGCCTCCACTGCTTACAGCAAACCATTTAAACAAATCTTGTTACCAGACCTCCTATTGGAAAAACCGACAGTAATGTGCACTGTTCCTCGCATATGGCATAGTCTTTATAAAGGAATCTTGCATAAGATCAAAAATGGAGGTAAATTGCAGCAATTACTGTTTTTCAAGGGATTGGATACTGCTAAAAGATATAAAAATGCTAAAAGAATGCTGGAAAATACTTTACCTCTCTTTGATCGTGCCCAATTCTCTTCTCAAGAAATGGAAAACGCTAAAAAAATTGTCCAAAGCTTATCTTTGTTATATAAAATAACCAATAAACTAATTTTTAAAAAAATTCGGGACATGCTAGGTGGTGAGATTAAATTTGCCATTAGCGGAGGAGGGGCTTTGCCGGAAGATATTGATATTTTTCTGGATGCGATAGGCGTGCTTGTCTTAGAAGGATATGGCCTTACCGAAACCTCTCCGGTCATAGCAGGAAGAAAACAGCATAATCCTATCATCTTCACAGTAGGTGAACCTATTCCCGAGACATACGTAAAAATAGTAGAGAAAGAAAATATTGATATCGAAGTGCCTCATGGTCAGCCAGGTGTAGTTATGGTTAAAGGTGATTTGGTCATGAAGGGTTATTATAAAAATGAAAAGAAGACCGCTGAGGTACTGAAAGATAGTTGGTTTAATACTGGTGACTTGGGTAAAAAGACCTATAATGGCAAATACCTGAAAATAATTGGCAGAATAAAAGATACCATCGTGTTAAGAGGAGGAGAAAATGTAGAACCTCAGCCTCTGGAAGACAAATTAAAAGAAAGTCCTTATGTTAATATGGTAATTGTGGTAGGACAGGATAAACCCAGATTGGGTGCTCTAATTGTGCCTGATTTTGAAGCTCTTAAAGAATACGCTCGTGAAAAACAACTCAACTTTAAGGATGAACAAGACTTAATTAAAAAGAAAGAGGTTTTTTCTCTCTTTCAAAATGAACAAAGGCGATTGGTATCTAAAGAGCATGGCTTCCAACCATTCGAAACAGTAATGGGAATCGCCTTGTTGCCAGATGAATTCTCCCAGGAAAAAGGAGAGATGACAGAAAGCCTTAAACTAAGAAGATTTATTATCCATGAAAAATATCATAAAGAGATTGACCAGATATGTGAAAAGTAAATAACACACTCATATAATGAGTGATCTTAAGAAACTAAAAAGTAAACTTCAATTTTTTTAGTCGGGCAGAATAAATTGCTGATAGGGATAAATTAAATCAGGATTCTCAATCTGGTCCTGATTAGCCTTAAATATCTTAATCCAAGCAACACCCTCATTATATTTATTTCTGGCGATTGTCCAGAGGCAGTCTCCGCTTTTCACTTCGTAATACTTAGGTTCTTGTTCTTTTTCTAAAAGTCCAATTTTATACTTCAATTCAGCAATCTCTAATTGCAATCTGCTAACTTGGGTATGACACTGATTAATATTATTTTGATATTTATCTCTTTCTTTAACTAGAGAACGAATGGTTTCCATTAAATTCTGCTGTTCCTGATAACTAATATCTTCCTGTTGTTGTAATTTTATGCTTATTTCTGCTACAGTTTTTTCATAATCCTCTATTTTGTGCATATATTGTTCAATCTGAGACGTTAATAGTGAAATCTGTTCTCCTCTCTCTCTGATCTGGGATAAGTTTTGCTGCTGAAATTCTAATTGGGTTGCAATTTCTTCTTTAAAAAGGTCACTATCGAGCTTGATTAAATCAATCTCTTCTTTATACTTTTCCAATTGTTCCTTTAAGTAAGAAATTAACCCTCTATTTTCCTCATTTTGTTTTTTCCACTCCTCTTGCTTTTCTACCAGTATCTTTTCCAGTGCTTCTCTCTCCTTCTGTATAGGTTCCTGTAATGACTTTTCTTTAATTAAATCTTCCTGTAGGACAAGTATTTCCTTGCCTATCTCTTTTATATTTGACTCATACTTCATAATTTCTTCCTGAAGAATAGCAATAGTATCCTTATGTATCTGTTCCCCTTCAAGCCATTGGGTTTCTTTCTCCTGTAATATCTTTTCCAGCTTGCTCTTTTCCATTTCCATTTGTGCCAGGTTATCTTTTATCTCAGATAACATTTCTTTTTGTTCTAGGGCTTGAACAATTTCTTCCTGAAGTTTTTCCATTTGTTGTTCATATTCAGTTAATTGATTTTGTAATTCCTGATATTCCTGTTGAAATTGAAGTAGATTAGAGTCTTTTTGAGCAATCTCTTCCTCTAATTGTTTTTTATTCAATTCTAATTGGCTTATCTGTTGTGCATAAGATTCATCATCCTGTTTAACAGTAAGCTGTCTTCGCAAATTACCAATGGTTTCTTCATGCTTCACCATATCTTGTTCCAGTTCTTTTCTTTTCAGCTTCTCCGACTCTAAGTTTTGTCCTATATTAGATACTTTATTACCTATTAACTCAATTTCTGCCTCATATTGCTTAATTTCCTGCTGCAAAGAATTAATAATCCTTCTGCTTTCCTCTTCTTTTTCCAGCCATTGAACTTCCCTTTCAGTCAGTAAAGCTTCTAATTTAGATTTTTCTTCTCTTAAAAGAGAAAGGTCTTTGGTATCAGATTTGCTTTCTTGTAACACTCCCTCCATTTTAGTTTGCAGTGCCAACAATTCCTCCTGGTATTTATCCAACTGTTTTAATAGTTCATCTTCTTTCTCTACTGTCATATATTCTTCTGGGAGAAGCTCTTCTTTTTCTAATACTTCCTTTACTTTCTCTTCCAGCTGAACTAATGTACTTTCCTGTTCTTTAATCAATTTATCTGACTCTTTTAATAAAGCTTCCTTTTGTAACAAATCACTTTGAATTTGATTCAGACGATTATAATTGAGATAGGCAAAACCAGCAATAATAATTATCAATATAATAAAAATAGTAGCAATACTCTTTGACATTATATTCCCCCCTGCTGATTTGATTACTTTTTATTATATCTTAAAAAGGCAAATGATTCACCATTAAAGTTAAAAATTATTCTTATTTATCAGGTCTAATCTTTTTACTAAACTAAATAAAATTTTTTCTTATTCAGATAGTTTCTTAACAAATATAAAATATACTGTTATAATAGAGAAAATATTTTTAACAAATATAATAAAGAAAACTGAAGACAAAAGAATAAAGACAAAAAATAGGGCTATTTTAAGGAGTAATTATGGGTGTCAAGAAAGTTAATTTTCCTGAAATACCTATCGAACAAATACGATGGTACTGCAGTTTAGGAAAAGCAGGTTTTTCTTCCACTGACGATCTAGAAGCTTGTGATAAGATTCTGGGACAGGAAAGAGCATTAAAGGCTTTAGAACTTGGATTGGATATGGAATATTTGGGTTATAACCTTTTTATAACCGGAAAATCTGGAACAGGTCGTAGTACAACCATTAAAGGATTATTACAGAATAGAAAAAGAGAAAATGTTATTTTTGATGATAAATGCTATGTTCATAATTTTAAAGACCCTGATATGCCCCGAGCAATTAGTTTGCCCGCCGGACAGGGCAATCAATTTAAAAAAGATATGGAAAATCTGGTAAATACATTAAGAAAACATATTCCTTTACTTCTGGAAAGTGAAAAATACCAGAAAAGCAGAGATGCTCTTACCGAGAATTTTAAAAGGAAACAACATACTTTGGTTAAGGAATTTGAGGAAAAAGTAAAAGCAGAAAACTTTACCATTGTTCAGATTCAAATAGGTCCTTATACCAGGCCTGATATCTTCCCAGTTATAGATGAAAAACCTACGAACTTAGAAAATTTAGAAAAATTAGTAGAAGAAGGTAAATTCCCTAAAGAAGAATTAGATACAATTAAAAAGAAACACCAAGAATTTACTCAAGAAATTACTTTAATTTCCAAGAAGATCAATATTCTTCAGAAAGATCTAAGTAAGAAATTAACAGAATTAGAAATAAAAATAATTACACCACTGGTGGAAGAAGAGACTACGGAAATAAAGAAAAAATATAATAATATTGCCATTAATTCTTACCTAAATGAGGTTAAAAAAAATGTTCTGGAAAATATAAGTCGTTTTCAGGAAAAAGAAGACCAAACGGCAGCTATTCCGGGACTTAAATTAACTCAATTAACAAAAGATGCCTTTCTGGAATATTCAGTGAATGTAATTGTTGATAATTCTGATACGAGCACTTCTCCTGTCATTATTGAAACTCATCCTTCCTATAAGAATCTATTCGGTATTATTGAAAGAAGAATGGATCGAACCGGGCATTGGATTACGGACTTTACTAAAATAAAAGCAGGATCCCTTTTAAGAGCAAATGGAGGTTTTTTAGTACTAAACGCTCTCGATATGCTGCTTGAACCAAGCGTCTGGCCATCCCTAAAAAGAACCTTATTGAATCGAATGATTGAACCGGAAACCTATGATCCTTTCCCCATGTTTAGCACCTCTGCCTTAAAACCAGAACCTATCGAATGTAATGTTAAAGTAATTATGATTGGTGATCCCTTCCTCTATCAACTTCTATATTACCGCGATCCAGATTTCGAAAAAATTTTTAAAATAAAAGCAGATTTTGATACAGTTACTGAGAATAATAACCAGAATATTTATCAATATTCCTGTTTTATCAAGCAATTATGCGAAAGAGAGAATCTACTTCCCTTTGACCAAAGTGGTATTGAAGGTGTAATAGAATATGCGGTCAGGTTAGCTGGAAGAAAAAATAAATTATCCACCCATTTTAATAAGCTTGTAGATTTACTAAGGGAATCAGATTACTGGGCTAAAAGGGACCGGCAAAAAATTATTCAGAAAAAACATGTTAATACAGCCATTAAAGAAAAAATTGAAAGATTGAATCTCATTGAAAATAAAATACAGGAATTGATTGTACAGGAAACTTTAATTATTGATACAGAAGGAGCAGTGGTAGGGCAAGTAAACGGGCTTTCGGTGTATGACCTGGGAGAATATTCCTTTGGTAAACCAACAAGAATAACAGCTAAGACTTCTATGGGTAGAGCAGGGATTATTAACATTGAAAGAGAGGCTGACCTGAGTGGTAAAACTCACAACAAAGGAGTTCTTATTCTCAGTGGTTATTTTCGTTCTAAATATGCTCAGGACAAACCTCTAACCATAAGTGCCAGTATTTGTTTTGAGCAATCCTATTCTGGAGTTGAGGGAGATAGTGCTTCTTCTACTGAAGCTTATGCACTTATCTCCAGCATTGCTAATATTCCCATCAGACAAGACATTGCGGTAACCGGTTCTATAAACCAAAAAGGAGAGATTCAACCAATTGGTGGAGTAAATCAAAAAATTGAAGGATTTTATGATGTATGCAAAGCAAAAGGTTTAACTGGAACTCAGGGAGTGATAATTCCAGAATTAAATATCCCGGACCTTATGTTAAGAGAAGATGTAGTTGAAGCCATCAAAAATGGTCAATTTCACCTTTATTCTGTAAAGGCTATTGACCAGGGAATAGAAATATTAACCGGTAGAAAAGCTGGTGACAGACAGAAAGACGGAAAATTTGAGAAAAACTCTGTTAATTATCTGGTCGATCAGAAACTGTTAGAATTCGCCGTGAAACTAAAAGAATTTAGTGAAGAAAAAGAATAAAAATAATATCATTAAATAGTAATAATAAGAATATTTTTTACTAAATCTTAATAGATAATATTTTTTAGTGTTATTATATATTTCAGGAGTTTTATTTTAAAATATTCAGGGGGAATTTATAATGAAAAGAAAAATAAGAATGGGATTAAAAACTGCTTGCGTTCTCCTTTTTTTTCTTATTTTGTTCCATTTTTCCATTTCTGCTGACAATAATATACGGTTGGAAGAACTTCTCCAGTCAATTATTGAGGAAAAAACAGTGATACCAGATGTTTACACAGTAATCAACTTAGGAAACTTCTTTTTTGCACAGCAGTTATATCCGCCAGCTCATGATGAATACGTCAAAGCTTTACAAATAGATCCTTCTAACAAAATAGCCTTAATTAATCTTGGTTATACCTTTTTTAAAATAGGTGATTTTGAAGAAGCTTTAACACAATTAACTCCGTTAACAGAGGATGATATAGCCTATGCTTATTATATTAGAGGAATGATTTACAGGGAACAGCGAGAATTAGATAAAGCGATTGAGCAATACGAAAAGGTAGTAGAACTTATTCCCAATCATCCTCAATTAAATGCTGAATTAGGGCAGCTCTATCTTGATAATCACCAGCTCGTTAAAGCAAATGAAAGATTTATGGAAATGGGATATTATAAGAATCGCCCACCCATAATGGAAAAACTTATCTCCTATCAACCAAATGCCTATTGTTACCTTCATTTAGGAAATTATTACCGAAGCAATGGGGAACTGGAACAAGCTCGAGAAGCTTATCAAAAAGCAACTCAATTTGAAAGCGATGAACGATCTATTGCCTTAGCTTATTTTTATCAGGGAGAAATTAACCTTAAAGACCATAATTATGATCGGGCTATAATTGAAAAAGAGCTTGCCCAGAAAGTTTATCCGTTAGGTCAACACCAATTTACTTTTAACAGTTTTGCCGAAGCATTGATTGAAATTGGTGATCAGTATTACCACAATGGCAATTTACCTGAAGCACTTAACCATTACCAATTAGCTACTAACCTGGCTAACGCTCCAGATATTTTAGCTGAAGCTCATTATAAAAAAGGTTTGACTTATTATCGCAGTCAGGATTATGAAAATGCATTAAGAGAAGCTGAAACTGCCTTATCCCTTAATCCTGATTACCTATCTGACAGACAAAGATTAATTGATTTACTAATTGCCAATAGTTGGTCAAAAATTACTCAATAAATAATAGTAAAATTGAGACTAATACATATAATTAACCATAGATTAATTGGTGCGATTTATAATATGAGTTTATGAATATCTCCAAATTTTAGAGAGGAGCTCTAAAAATGAATTTAACACAGTTTTTAAAAGGTTTAGTTATTATACTGATTGGCGCTATCCTGTTATTAAATAATCTCAATATTCTGGAGTGGTCTGTTTGGCCTAACATTTTAAAGCTTTGGCCTCTGTTATTAATAAGCCTTGGTATTAGTTTAATCTTCAGGAGAAGACTCTCCTGGTTAGGTCCCCTGGTCATATTACTGGGAATTATTTTTGGTGTTGGTGCCAGTTATATGGGATTGGATTTAGATCTGCATTTAGAGGGGAATATTCCCCCTGAAATAGAAACTATTCAGAGAGAGATGGAATTGGTTCCTGTTGTAACCAGTGAGTTAGAACAAGAAGTAACTATAGAAGAACTTCCTGAGGAAGAAATCCTAGAAACCAAAACTGAAGCTGAGGGTGAGGAAGTTGAGGAATTAAAAATACCTGAAACACCTGAAGCAGTGAGTGAAGAGAGTGAAGATATTGCATTAGTTCCTCTGGTTCAGAAAGCTAATCTTCATTTAAATTATGCCATTGGTGCCTTTACCCTTAAATCTCCCACTCCTCTGGTTTATCAATGCCAGGTCAGCTATCGCAATCCTGAATTTAAGCCTATTGAGGATTTCTCTATCCTGGATCATGTGGCAAAAGTCCTGATTACTCACCAGCCAATCTCAGACAAAATGTCACGAAATCCTAAAAATAACATTGACTTAAAATTAAATACCGATGTAGTATATGATATTCTCCTTGAAACTGGTGCC from Atribacterota bacterium includes:
- a CDS encoding DUF5668 domain-containing protein, producing the protein MNLTQFLKGLVIILIGAILLLNNLNILEWSVWPNILKLWPLLLISLGISLIFRRRLSWLGPLVILLGIIFGVGASYMGLDLDLHLEGNIPPEIETIQREMELVPVVTSELEQEVTIEELPEEEILETKTEAEGEEVEELKIPETPEAVSEESEDIALVPLVQKANLHLNYAIGAFTLKSPTPLVYQCQVSYRNPEFKPIEDFSILDHVAKVLITHQPISDKMSRNPKNNIDLKLNTDVVYDILLETGATSIDYDLSKFKIENLSIESGASKINIIAPQYNGKINIDSGVSIIDIAIPNNVGTMIYLDTGLSIKDFDEYFQKQEDNVYISKNYNNAEFHVDIRIDAGISQINIYYL
- a CDS encoding tetratricopeptide repeat protein → MKRKIRMGLKTACVLLFFLILFHFSISADNNIRLEELLQSIIEEKTVIPDVYTVINLGNFFFAQQLYPPAHDEYVKALQIDPSNKIALINLGYTFFKIGDFEEALTQLTPLTEDDIAYAYYIRGMIYREQRELDKAIEQYEKVVELIPNHPQLNAELGQLYLDNHQLVKANERFMEMGYYKNRPPIMEKLISYQPNAYCYLHLGNYYRSNGELEQAREAYQKATQFESDERSIALAYFYQGEINLKDHNYDRAIIEKELAQKVYPLGQHQFTFNSFAEALIEIGDQYYHNGNLPEALNHYQLATNLANAPDILAEAHYKKGLTYYRSQDYENALREAETALSLNPDYLSDRQRLIDLLIANSWSKITQ
- a CDS encoding ATP-binding protein, translated to MGVKKVNFPEIPIEQIRWYCSLGKAGFSSTDDLEACDKILGQERALKALELGLDMEYLGYNLFITGKSGTGRSTTIKGLLQNRKRENVIFDDKCYVHNFKDPDMPRAISLPAGQGNQFKKDMENLVNTLRKHIPLLLESEKYQKSRDALTENFKRKQHTLVKEFEEKVKAENFTIVQIQIGPYTRPDIFPVIDEKPTNLENLEKLVEEGKFPKEELDTIKKKHQEFTQEITLISKKINILQKDLSKKLTELEIKIITPLVEEETTEIKKKYNNIAINSYLNEVKKNVLENISRFQEKEDQTAAIPGLKLTQLTKDAFLEYSVNVIVDNSDTSTSPVIIETHPSYKNLFGIIERRMDRTGHWITDFTKIKAGSLLRANGGFLVLNALDMLLEPSVWPSLKRTLLNRMIEPETYDPFPMFSTSALKPEPIECNVKVIMIGDPFLYQLLYYRDPDFEKIFKIKADFDTVTENNNQNIYQYSCFIKQLCERENLLPFDQSGIEGVIEYAVRLAGRKNKLSTHFNKLVDLLRESDYWAKRDRQKIIQKKHVNTAIKEKIERLNLIENKIQELIVQETLIIDTEGAVVGQVNGLSVYDLGEYSFGKPTRITAKTSMGRAGIINIEREADLSGKTHNKGVLILSGYFRSKYAQDKPLTISASICFEQSYSGVEGDSASSTEAYALISSIANIPIRQDIAVTGSINQKGEIQPIGGVNQKIEGFYDVCKAKGLTGTQGVIIPELNIPDLMLREDVVEAIKNGQFHLYSVKAIDQGIEILTGRKAGDRQKDGKFEKNSVNYLVDQKLLEFAVKLKEFSEEKE